A window of Corvus hawaiiensis isolate bCorHaw1 chromosome 17, bCorHaw1.pri.cur, whole genome shotgun sequence contains these coding sequences:
- the LOC125334973 gene encoding centrosome-associated protein CEP250-like, translated as MWTLQDAMLEMEATQATREKQLLQELEESRAGERSLRDSVQVLEAEVSELRRKLQSSDDKALSLAIKFNTSELELRKTQAQWDNLRACNQELQQELEESEQAMWRAEHQKTCQETALEKEAIALKEEAVTLHQEVASLQRKLESLEKERKDVLRERELYEEQMRDLKKKNEMKTPEIPRKETMQQLDTENEGKQEELEHMAAALKEGSGNTQILCAPLAKGKIAKEALKKRLAFLKGKSHPQQAVGAEGKRLSERSRKGVECVRDQVAAAAKDKPEKRELRRTFEVSQEQESSSRALEQLHQELAQVRREKELLGREKAALEGRLAAMECRQQDLSKQLAETRSAKESLESSLFAAQQQISQLEITSNHLEAQVLTVTQAKEALQGEVQCLQRELEAERALRKQEQEDTAQQLLQAEQQRQESLRLQGTAQQVEINKLLQDLASERERHHAEMQETLQQWGKEKAEREQEHEKVLFEMRQKVATLQAQREEERTRFENAKREVLLEKQKEKNSLSETLLQTRGQLSRACQQVQQLRQEVKKQQEKGQTIEAKLQAELQEARREIQAAQKRHEEELRGIKEEMNLLLVEREALQKQVGELTSQLAASRESQATIVQRAQQDVSWAQEQSRQKLLEVEHLQKMLEEAEHQNKELQVHLKNLELEGSQWEEVARQNSGFRASLDALEKEKAR; from the exons ATGTGGACCCTGCAGGATGCCATGCTGGAGATGGAGGCTACCCAGGCAActcgagagaagcagctgctgcaggagctggaggagtcccgagcaggagaacggagctTGAGGGACtctgtgcaggtgctggaggctgAGGTGTCTGAGCTGCGTAGGAAGCTCCAGAGCTCTGATGACAAAGCACTTTCATTGGCCATAAAGTTTAACacctcagagctggagctgaggaagacACAGGCTCAGTGGGACAATCTCAGAGCCTgcaaccaggagctgcagcaggagttgGAGGAAAGTGAGCAAG cgaTGTGGAGGGCAGAACACCAGAAGACCTGTCAAGAAACTGCCCTGGAGAAAGAGGCCATTGCCCTGAAGGAAGAGGCTGTGACTCTTCATCAGGAGGTGGCATCTCTGCAGAGGAAACTggagagcctggagaaggaaaggaaggatgtgCTG CGTGAACGGGAACTGTATGAGGAGCAGATGAGagatctgaaaaagaagaatgaaatgaaaacacctGAAATTCCAAGAAAGGAAACAATGCAACAATTGGAcactgaaaatgaaggaaaacaggaagagtTGGAGCATatggctgctgctttgaaagAAGGCAGTGGGAACACTCAAATCCTGTGTGCTCCACTGGCCAAGGGTAAAATTGCCAAAGAGGCTCTGAAGAAACGCTTGGCCTTCCTGAAGGGAAAGAGTCATCCCCAG CAGGCTgttggagcagaagggaagcgGCTGTCAGAGCGCTCCAGGAAGGGTGTGGAATGTGTGCGGGACCaggttgcagcagcagcaaaagacaAGCCAGAGAAGCGTGAGCTCAGGAGAACTTTTGAG GTTTCCCAGGAGCAAGAGTCGTCgagcagggctctggagcagctgcaccaggaaCTGGCCCAGGTGCGCagagagaaggagctgctgggccgGGAGAAGGCTGCCCTTGAAGGCCGACTGGCAGCCATGGAGTGTCGCCAACAAGACCTTTCCAAGCAGCTGGCAGAGACCAG GTCAGCGAAGGAGAGCCTGGAATCCAGCCTgtttgctgctcagcagcagataTCTCAGCTGGAGATCACCAGCAACCATCTGGAGGCTCAAGTGCTCACAGTCACACAGGCCAAGGAGGCGCTCCAAG GAGAAGTGCAGTGCCTCCAACGtgagctggaagcagagagagctctcaggaagcaggagcaggaagacaCAGCGCAACAGCtcttgcaggcagagcagcagcgtCAGGAAAGCCTCAGGCTTCAGGGAACTGCTCAGCAGGTGGAAATAAACAAGCTCCTGCAAGACCTG GCAAGTGAGCGGGAAAGGCACCATGCAGAGATGCAGGAGACGCTGCAGcaatggggaaaagagaaggcagagagagagcaggagcacgAGAAGGTGCTGTTTGAGATGAGGCAGAAAGTTGCCACCCTGCAGGCTCAAAGAGAAGAGGAACGAACTAGATTTGAAAATGCCAAGCGAGAG gtcctgctggaaaagcagaaggagaagaattCTTTATCAGAGACACTGCTCCAAACTCGGGGACAGCTAAGCCGAGCCTGCCAgcaggtgcagcagctcaggcaggaggtgaaaaagcagcaagagaaggggcag ACCATCGAGGCAAAGCtgcaagctgagctgcaggaagctcGGAGGGAAATCCAGGCAGCGCAGAAGAGGCACGAGGAAGAACTACGAGGCATCAAAGAGGAAATGAATCTCCTCCTTGTGGAGAGGGAGGCTCTACAAAAGCAG GTGGGAGAGTTGACATCTCAGCTGGCAGCCTCCAGAGAGTCCCAAGCAACGATTGTTCAGAGAGCCCAGCAAGATGTGAGCTGGGCCCAGGAGCAGTCAAggcagaagctgttggaggTTGAGCACCTCCAGAagatgctggaggaggcagaacaTCAGAACAAGGAGCTGCAAGTGCACCTGAAGAACTTGGAGCTGGAAGGGAGTCAATGGGAAGAAGTGGCACGCCAAAATTCAGGATTTCGGGCTTCCTTGGAcgccctggagaaggaaaaagccaggTAA